A genomic segment from Pseudomonas sessilinigenes encodes:
- a CDS encoding sigma-70 family RNA polymerase sigma factor: MSHSATVEGLYLAHHSWLNTWLRRRLGCPDSAADLAQDTFIRILGARETPALIEPRAFLTTIAKRVLCNHYRRQDLERAYREALAQLPEQVAPSEEERAIILQTLQELDSLLDGLPAQVKRAFLLCQLDGLGYAEIGRELGISIATVKRHLNKAAMRCYFAL, from the coding sequence TTGTCCCATTCCGCTACCGTCGAAGGCCTCTACCTGGCCCATCACAGTTGGTTGAACACTTGGTTACGGCGCCGCCTCGGCTGCCCCGACAGCGCCGCCGATCTGGCCCAGGACACTTTCATCCGGATCCTGGGCGCCCGGGAAACCCCGGCCCTGATCGAACCCCGGGCCTTCCTCACCACCATCGCCAAGCGCGTGCTGTGCAATCACTACCGGCGCCAGGACCTGGAACGCGCCTATCGGGAAGCCCTGGCGCAGTTGCCCGAGCAGGTCGCGCCATCGGAAGAAGAACGAGCGATCATCCTGCAGACCTTGCAGGAGCTGGACAGCCTGCTCGATGGCCTGCCAGCCCAGGTCAAGCGTGCGTTCCTGCTGTGCCAACTGGATGGCCTGGGCTACGCCGAGATCGGCCGCGAGCTGGGCATTTCCATCGCCACGGTCAAGCGCCACCTGAACAAGGCGGCCATGCGCTGCTACTTCGCCCTTTGA
- a CDS encoding DUF3649 domain-containing protein — MKSKAGGISASYRLAVASRVCAAVLGGYLLAALVTACLSLLLPLSKVDAVLSGMMSSFLFYLLAVIWCFACRTAWHAWFGLLLPCLLLALVAGSAYWVALP; from the coding sequence ATGAAAAGCAAGGCCGGCGGGATCTCCGCTTCCTATCGCCTGGCGGTGGCATCGCGGGTTTGCGCCGCGGTCCTGGGCGGCTATCTGCTGGCAGCCCTGGTCACTGCCTGCCTGTCCCTGCTGCTGCCGTTGTCCAAGGTCGACGCGGTGCTCAGTGGGATGATGAGTTCGTTCCTGTTCTACCTGTTGGCGGTGATCTGGTGCTTCGCCTGTCGTACGGCCTGGCACGCCTGGTTCGGCTTGCTCCTGCCTTGCCTGCTACTGGCGTTGGTGGCCGGTAGCGCCTATTGGGTGGCCCTGCCATGA
- the fecA gene encoding TonB-dependent Fe(3+) dicitrate receptor FecA → MTQQPSRPTPLARSLRHLLLGASLGLASLSQLQAAEVAGKSYHIAPMSLESALNQFGREAGVLISFGSQITHGVQSHGLDGQYSTEQALQILLQGTGLQARAEGGNAFSLQPATTGAAPATLQLGASSVVGDWLGDARQVDVFEHAGARDVIRREEFERQGATQARDVLNRIPGVNAPDNNGTGSHDMALNFGIRGLNPRLASRSTVLMDGIPVPFAPYGQPQLSFAPISMGNMDAVDVVRGGGAVRYGPQNVGGIVNFVTRAIPETPTFKGGFQTETSPSSSHDGFKTNANLLAGGTADNGLGGALLYSGTRGGDWREHSGTRIDDLILKGKYQIDEANSLNAMAQYYEGEADMPGGLNVADYKANPYQSTRPYDKFWGRRTMFNLGYRYQEDRREFTVNSFFTKTLRSGYLDQGSFLSLSPREYWVRGLETRLAQGFDLGNSSHEVGIGYRYINEAGHELRYRTPISANQQLPTSNSRNDRDTRGGTEAHALFVDDRIDIGKWTLTPGIRYEMIESQQSNNLSNVKYKGNYNTALPALNVMYHVDENWNLYANTEGSFGSVQYSQMPNRVASGEVKPEKARTWEIGTRYDNGTLRAELGAFLINFDNQYDSNQTNDTVIARGQTRHQGIESSINYALDGLDPALAGFNVYATYAYVDATIREDGPNKGNRVPFSSKHKGTLGVSYTEGPWKLNFDSSYQSSQFADNANTSRESLDGSNGRIPGYMLFSTRAGYDFGPQLSDLNVAVGVKNIFNHQYFTRSFDDNNKGKYVGEPRTLYVQTSVAF, encoded by the coding sequence ATGACTCAGCAACCCTCTCGCCCCACGCCCCTGGCCCGCTCACTGCGTCACCTGCTACTGGGGGCCAGCCTGGGCCTGGCCAGCCTGTCCCAGCTCCAGGCCGCCGAGGTAGCGGGCAAGTCCTACCACATCGCCCCGATGTCCCTGGAAAGCGCGCTGAACCAGTTCGGCCGTGAAGCAGGCGTGCTGATTTCCTTCGGCTCGCAAATCACCCATGGCGTGCAGAGCCACGGCCTGGATGGGCAGTACAGCACCGAACAGGCCTTGCAGATCCTCCTGCAGGGTACTGGTCTGCAAGCCCGGGCCGAGGGCGGCAATGCCTTCAGCTTGCAACCGGCAACAACCGGCGCAGCACCGGCCACCCTGCAACTGGGCGCCTCCAGCGTGGTTGGTGATTGGCTGGGCGATGCCCGCCAGGTCGATGTCTTCGAGCATGCCGGGGCGCGGGACGTGATCCGCCGTGAGGAATTCGAGCGCCAGGGCGCCACCCAGGCGCGGGACGTGCTCAACCGGATTCCCGGGGTCAACGCGCCGGACAACAACGGCACCGGCAGCCATGACATGGCGCTGAACTTCGGTATCCGCGGGCTCAACCCACGCCTGGCTTCGCGCTCCACGGTGCTGATGGATGGCATCCCGGTGCCGTTCGCCCCTTATGGCCAGCCCCAGCTCTCGTTCGCGCCCATCAGCATGGGCAACATGGACGCCGTGGACGTGGTGCGCGGCGGCGGTGCCGTGCGCTACGGCCCGCAGAACGTCGGCGGCATCGTCAACTTCGTGACCCGGGCGATTCCCGAGACGCCGACCTTCAAGGGCGGCTTCCAGACCGAGACCAGCCCCTCCTCCAGCCATGACGGCTTCAAGACCAACGCCAACCTGCTGGCTGGCGGCACTGCCGACAATGGCCTGGGCGGCGCGCTGCTGTACTCCGGCACCCGCGGCGGCGATTGGCGCGAACATAGCGGTACGCGGATCGACGACCTGATCCTCAAGGGCAAGTACCAGATCGACGAGGCCAACAGCCTCAACGCCATGGCCCAATACTATGAAGGCGAGGCCGACATGCCCGGCGGCCTCAACGTGGCGGACTACAAGGCCAACCCTTATCAATCGACCCGCCCCTACGACAAGTTCTGGGGCCGGCGGACGATGTTCAACCTCGGCTATCGCTACCAGGAGGATCGCCGCGAATTCACCGTCAACAGTTTCTTCACCAAGACCCTGCGCAGCGGCTACCTGGACCAGGGCAGCTTCCTCTCCCTGTCGCCCCGGGAATACTGGGTGCGCGGCCTGGAGACGCGCCTCGCCCAGGGTTTCGACCTGGGCAACAGTAGCCACGAAGTCGGGATCGGCTATCGCTACATCAACGAGGCCGGACACGAGCTGCGCTACCGCACGCCCATCAGCGCCAACCAGCAGTTGCCCACCAGCAACAGCCGCAACGACCGCGACACCCGTGGCGGCACCGAGGCCCATGCATTGTTCGTCGACGACCGCATCGATATCGGCAAGTGGACCCTGACCCCGGGCATCCGCTACGAAATGATCGAGTCGCAGCAAAGCAACAACCTCAGCAACGTCAAGTACAAGGGCAACTACAACACCGCGCTGCCAGCCTTGAACGTGATGTACCACGTCGACGAAAACTGGAATCTCTACGCCAACACCGAGGGCTCGTTCGGCAGCGTGCAGTACAGCCAGATGCCCAACCGGGTGGCCAGCGGTGAGGTGAAGCCGGAAAAGGCCCGTACTTGGGAAATCGGCACTCGCTACGACAATGGCACCCTGCGCGCGGAGTTGGGCGCCTTCCTGATCAATTTCGACAACCAGTACGACAGCAACCAGACCAACGATACGGTGATCGCCCGTGGGCAAACGCGGCACCAGGGCATAGAGAGCAGCATCAACTACGCCCTCGACGGCCTGGATCCGGCATTGGCCGGGTTCAATGTCTATGCCACCTATGCCTACGTCGACGCCACCATCCGCGAGGACGGGCCGAACAAGGGCAATCGCGTGCCCTTCTCGTCCAAGCACAAGGGCACCCTGGGGGTGAGCTACACCGAAGGTCCGTGGAAGCTCAACTTCGACAGCAGCTACCAGAGCAGCCAGTTCGCCGACAACGCCAACACCTCCCGCGAAAGCCTCGACGGCAGCAATGGACGCATTCCCGGCTACATGCTGTTCAGCACCCGCGCCGGCTATGACTTCGGGCCGCAACTGTCGGACCTGAACGTGGCGGTGGGGGTGAAGAACATCTTCAACCACCAGTACTTCACCCGCTCCTTCGACGACAACAACAAGGGCAAGTACGTAGGTGAGCCGCGGACCCTGTATGTGCAGACGTCGGTCGCGTTCTAA
- a CDS encoding FecR domain-containing protein: MNPHLNAQAEFSNQVAEQAVHWLIEMQDGPLDPRQQQAWQQWHDAHSEHQRAWAHILRVNQRLRGLPSPLAHAALNAPRSSGRRQALKLLLVLGVGSAAAWNLREHNPLPPLLADYSSTRGQRRKLQLSDGSQLQLNTSSAVDVRFDSQQRLIRLLEGEIMLSAGKDPRPLLVQSAEGLVKTSAARLNLRQFRGHSQLAVYAGIARVEPGTYSVAPPQVAAGQQLDFRRDGWDAPHALEAGSGAWSEGMLVAAHMRLEDFLAELGRYRRGRLHCDPQVADLLISGSYPLDDSERILDLLQVSLPVRVRRFTRYWVNVEARA; encoded by the coding sequence ATGAATCCCCACCTCAATGCCCAAGCTGAGTTCAGCAACCAGGTCGCCGAGCAGGCGGTGCACTGGTTGATCGAGATGCAGGACGGCCCGTTGGACCCGCGCCAGCAGCAGGCCTGGCAGCAGTGGCACGACGCCCACAGCGAACATCAGCGGGCATGGGCCCATATCCTGCGGGTCAACCAGCGTTTGCGCGGCTTGCCCTCGCCCCTGGCCCATGCGGCCTTGAATGCCCCGAGGTCCAGCGGCCGACGCCAGGCTCTCAAGTTGCTGCTGGTCCTGGGGGTCGGTTCCGCGGCGGCCTGGAACCTGCGCGAGCACAACCCGCTACCGCCGTTGCTGGCGGACTACAGCAGCACCCGGGGCCAGCGGCGCAAGCTGCAGCTGAGCGACGGCAGCCAGTTGCAGCTCAACACCAGCAGCGCGGTGGATGTGCGCTTCGACAGCCAGCAACGGCTGATCCGCCTGCTGGAAGGCGAGATCATGCTCAGCGCCGGCAAGGACCCGCGGCCACTGCTGGTGCAAAGCGCCGAGGGCCTGGTGAAAACCAGCGCCGCGCGCTTGAACCTGCGCCAGTTCAGGGGCCACAGCCAACTGGCGGTGTATGCCGGCATCGCCCGTGTGGAACCCGGCACCTACAGCGTTGCGCCTCCCCAGGTAGCGGCCGGGCAGCAACTGGACTTTCGCCGCGATGGCTGGGACGCTCCCCACGCCCTGGAGGCCGGCAGCGGCGCCTGGAGCGAGGGCATGCTGGTGGCGGCCCATATGCGCCTGGAGGACTTCCTCGCCGAACTGGGACGTTATCGTCGGGGCCGCTTGCATTGCGATCCCCAAGTGGCGGACCTGCTGATTTCCGGCAGCTATCCCCTGGATGACAGCGAACGAATCCTCGACCTGTTGCAGGTCAGCCTGCCAGTCCGGGTGCGACGCTTCACCCGTTACTGGGTCAACGTCGAGGCTCGCGCCTGA